A genomic region of Phragmites australis chromosome 2, lpPhrAust1.1, whole genome shotgun sequence contains the following coding sequences:
- the LOC133901171 gene encoding ubiquitin-like-specific protease ESD4 isoform X2 — MGALTDSRKRLSADHHLLPSFPPPSPSPPPPSKRPKLAPLPSLLPTSTIPPSPPPSHFAAATSSAPGPSSSTAASAPLPHRRRLPPPPPLRRPIHGPQRVIRAFRLGPARPHAASRLPPPPRPLGLEQYVELVNSVSHPAPPTPASTTDVAREAETAPVEVVAVEEDGDERKGEEAQQGEEEEVVRGSVLVRRVPVYRELYEASSRKRDARLRTLEFEVRLAEEGRLGLERLAEVLPRVMPKKEEVPEPFTPLTDGDEDSVRHALHGRNRCERLAVHEASNIVITRQILQCLNDKQWLNDELITGGYNYKAVKKWTTKKKLGYSLIECDKIFVPIHKEVHWCLAVINIRDKKFQYLDSLGSMDMKVLRVLARYIVDEVKDKSGQQMDALSWKQEGVKNLPLQENAWDCGMFMLKYVDFYSRDMDLTFGQKHMRYFRRRTAKEILNLRAE; from the exons atgggcgCCCTCACCGACAGCCGGAAGCGCCTCTCCGCCGACCACCATCTCCTCCCCTCCTTCCCTCcgccttccccttcccctccccctccatcCAAGAGGCCCAAGCTCgcgcccctcccctccctcctccccacATCCACCATCCCGCCAAGTCCGCCTCCCTCCCacttcgccgccgccacctcctccgcgcCAGGCCCCTCGTCCTCTaccgccgcctccgccccgCTCCCGCACCGGCgccgcctcccgccgccgcccccgctcCGGCGACCGATCCACGGGCCGCAGCGCGTCATCCGTGCCTTCCGCCTAGGCCCCGCCCGGCCCCACGCCGCCTCGCGGCTGCCGCCACCGCCCCGGCCTCTCGGTCTCGAGCAGTACGTCGAGCTCGTCAACAGCGTCTCCCACCCCGCGCCGCCCACTCCCGCCTCTACCACCGATGTGGCGAGGGAGGCGGAGACGGCGCCAGTCGAGGTGGTCGCCGTTGAGGAGGATGGGGATGAGAGGAAGGGTGAGGAAGCGCAAcaaggcgaggaggaggaggtggtgagagGTAGCGTGTTGGTGAGGAGGGTTCCGGTGTACAGGGAGCTGTACGAGGCGTCCAGCCGGAAGAGAGACGCCAGGCTCAGGACGCTCGAGTTCGAGGTGCGCCTCGCCGAGGAGGGCCGCCTTGGCCTTGAGCGGCTCGCAGAGGTCCTCCCGCGGGTCATGCCAAAGAAGGAG GAGGTTCCTGAACCTTTTACTCCTCTTACGGATGGGGATGAAGACAGCGTTCGTCATGCCCTTCATGGTCGGAACAG ATGTGAGAGATTAGCAGTACATGAAGCTTCAAATATTGTGATAACAAGACAGATCTTACAGTGCTTGAATGACAAACAGTGGCTAAATGATGAG CTGATTACCGGTGGATACAATTACAAAGCCGTTAAAAAATGGACAACAAAAAAGAAGTTAGGATACAGTCTAATTGAGTGTGACAAG ATTTTTGTTCCCATACACAAGGAAGTCCACTGGTGTTTAGCGGTCATAAACATAAGGGACAAGAAGTTTCAATATCTGGATTCACTTGGCAGCATGGACATGAAGGTCCTGAGAGTCTTA GCCAGGTATATTGTAGATGAGGTGAAAGACAAAAGTGGCCAACAGATGGATGCACTTTCGTGGAAACAGGAAGGAGTCAAAAACCTTCCTTTGCAGGAGAACGC ATGGGATTGTGGCATGTTCATGCTCAAATACGTAGACTTCTACAGCAGAGATATGGATCTTACTTTTGGCCAG AAACATATGCGTTACTTCCGAAGGAGAACTGCTAAGGAAATATTGAATTTGAGGGCTGAATAA
- the LOC133901171 gene encoding ubiquitin-like-specific protease ESD4 isoform X1 — MGALTDSRKRLSADHHLLPSFPPPSPSPPPPSKRPKLAPLPSLLPTSTIPPSPPPSHFAAATSSAPGPSSSTAASAPLPHRRRLPPPPPLRRPIHGPQRVIRAFRLGPARPHAASRLPPPPRPLGLEQYVELVNSVSHPAPPTPASTTDVAREAETAPVEVVAVEEDGDERKGEEAQQGEEEEVVRGSVLVRRVPVYRELYEASSRKRDARLRTLEFEVRLAEEGRLGLERLAEVLPRVMPKKEEVPEPFTPLTDGDEDSVRHALHGRNRCERLAVHEASNIVITRQILQCLNDKQWLNDEVINLYLDLLKERELREPNKFLKCHFFNTFFYKRLITGGYNYKAVKKWTTKKKLGYSLIECDKIFVPIHKEVHWCLAVINIRDKKFQYLDSLGSMDMKVLRVLARYIVDEVKDKSGQQMDALSWKQEGVKNLPLQENAWDCGMFMLKYVDFYSRDMDLTFGQKHMRYFRRRTAKEILNLRAE; from the exons atgggcgCCCTCACCGACAGCCGGAAGCGCCTCTCCGCCGACCACCATCTCCTCCCCTCCTTCCCTCcgccttccccttcccctccccctccatcCAAGAGGCCCAAGCTCgcgcccctcccctccctcctccccacATCCACCATCCCGCCAAGTCCGCCTCCCTCCCacttcgccgccgccacctcctccgcgcCAGGCCCCTCGTCCTCTaccgccgcctccgccccgCTCCCGCACCGGCgccgcctcccgccgccgcccccgctcCGGCGACCGATCCACGGGCCGCAGCGCGTCATCCGTGCCTTCCGCCTAGGCCCCGCCCGGCCCCACGCCGCCTCGCGGCTGCCGCCACCGCCCCGGCCTCTCGGTCTCGAGCAGTACGTCGAGCTCGTCAACAGCGTCTCCCACCCCGCGCCGCCCACTCCCGCCTCTACCACCGATGTGGCGAGGGAGGCGGAGACGGCGCCAGTCGAGGTGGTCGCCGTTGAGGAGGATGGGGATGAGAGGAAGGGTGAGGAAGCGCAAcaaggcgaggaggaggaggtggtgagagGTAGCGTGTTGGTGAGGAGGGTTCCGGTGTACAGGGAGCTGTACGAGGCGTCCAGCCGGAAGAGAGACGCCAGGCTCAGGACGCTCGAGTTCGAGGTGCGCCTCGCCGAGGAGGGCCGCCTTGGCCTTGAGCGGCTCGCAGAGGTCCTCCCGCGGGTCATGCCAAAGAAGGAG GAGGTTCCTGAACCTTTTACTCCTCTTACGGATGGGGATGAAGACAGCGTTCGTCATGCCCTTCATGGTCGGAACAG ATGTGAGAGATTAGCAGTACATGAAGCTTCAAATATTGTGATAACAAGACAGATCTTACAGTGCTTGAATGACAAACAGTGGCTAAATGATGAG GTTATAAATTTGTATCTTGATCTGCTAAAAGAGAGGGAACTAAGAGAACCTAATAAGTTCTTAAAATGCCACTTCTTCAACACCTTTTTCTACAAGAGG CTGATTACCGGTGGATACAATTACAAAGCCGTTAAAAAATGGACAACAAAAAAGAAGTTAGGATACAGTCTAATTGAGTGTGACAAG ATTTTTGTTCCCATACACAAGGAAGTCCACTGGTGTTTAGCGGTCATAAACATAAGGGACAAGAAGTTTCAATATCTGGATTCACTTGGCAGCATGGACATGAAGGTCCTGAGAGTCTTA GCCAGGTATATTGTAGATGAGGTGAAAGACAAAAGTGGCCAACAGATGGATGCACTTTCGTGGAAACAGGAAGGAGTCAAAAACCTTCCTTTGCAGGAGAACGC ATGGGATTGTGGCATGTTCATGCTCAAATACGTAGACTTCTACAGCAGAGATATGGATCTTACTTTTGGCCAG AAACATATGCGTTACTTCCGAAGGAGAACTGCTAAGGAAATATTGAATTTGAGGGCTGAATAA